The following are encoded in a window of Candidatus Methylomirabilota bacterium genomic DNA:
- a CDS encoding acyl-CoA dehydrogenase family protein, with protein sequence MNFSFSDDQVLLKNSVRAALEEHCKSAHVRAMADDAKGYSDDLWGEMGKLGWLGLPFPEEHGGAGLGLVELAILLEEMGRAAYPGPFFSTVVLGGLGLTLGGTPAQKDKWLPAIASGRARMTAALLEEHLDWDPASTTASATKSGSGWILSGVKRFVPWAHVADAILVPARSAEGLSLFLLDPKSVGVTLSPMKGIDLSNRWSEMRLDKVAVGAEAIMSQPGGAATVLESLLRRAAVCASADMLGAARRCLDMSVEYVKVREQFGQPIGSFQAIRHRCAEMLLEAENAHAAVYYAAWALTAGAEDAAVASSICKSYVNEAARRVCGDSIQVHGGIGFTWEYDLHLYMKRAKALEPLYGDTEYHRELITRHAISAR encoded by the coding sequence GTGAACTTCTCGTTCAGCGACGACCAAGTCCTCCTCAAGAACTCCGTGCGCGCGGCCCTGGAGGAGCATTGCAAGTCGGCCCACGTGCGGGCCATGGCCGACGACGCGAAGGGCTACAGCGACGATCTGTGGGGCGAGATGGGCAAGCTCGGCTGGCTCGGTCTCCCCTTCCCCGAAGAGCATGGCGGCGCGGGGCTCGGCTTGGTCGAGCTCGCCATCCTCCTCGAAGAGATGGGACGGGCCGCCTATCCCGGGCCCTTCTTCTCCACGGTGGTCCTCGGCGGGCTCGGGCTCACGCTGGGCGGCACGCCGGCGCAGAAGGACAAGTGGCTGCCCGCCATCGCGTCGGGGCGCGCGCGCATGACGGCGGCGCTGCTCGAAGAGCACCTCGACTGGGACCCCGCCTCCACGACGGCGAGCGCGACCAAGTCCGGCAGCGGCTGGATTCTCTCCGGGGTGAAGCGCTTCGTGCCGTGGGCGCATGTGGCCGACGCCATCCTGGTGCCGGCGCGGTCGGCGGAAGGGTTGTCGCTCTTCCTCCTGGATCCCAAGAGCGTCGGCGTCACCCTCTCACCCATGAAGGGCATTGACCTCTCGAATCGCTGGTCGGAGATGCGGCTCGACAAGGTCGCGGTGGGGGCGGAGGCGATCATGAGCCAGCCCGGCGGCGCCGCCACCGTGCTCGAGTCGCTCCTGCGACGCGCGGCCGTGTGCGCCTCGGCCGACATGCTGGGGGCGGCACGCCGCTGCCTCGACATGAGCGTGGAGTACGTCAAGGTGCGCGAGCAGTTCGGCCAGCCCATCGGCTCCTTCCAGGCCATCCGGCATCGGTGCGCCGAGATGCTGCTGGAGGCGGAAAATGCGCATGCCGCGGTGTATTACGCGGCCTGGGCCTTGACGGCGGGGGCGGAAGACGCCGCGGTTGCCTCCAGCATTTGCAAGTCGTATGTCAACGAGGCCGCGCGCCGCGTCTGCGGTGATTCCATCCAGGTGCACGGCGGCATCGGCTTCACGTGGGAGTACGATCTGCACCTGTACATGAAGCGCGCCAAGGCCCTCGAGCCGCTCTACGGCGACACCGAGTACCACCGGGAGCTGATCACGCGCCACGCCATTTCCGCCCGATAG